The following coding sequences are from one Mesorhizobium onobrychidis window:
- a CDS encoding aldose epimerase family protein, with translation MAMKDGEVFGTTQAGEAIRRFSIRGGGLTANIIGLGAIIQDLRLAGHDAPLVLGYDRFAPYETDTAFFGAVVGRYANRIRDGRFTIAGQRYQTERNFLDKHTLHGGSQGFSRRSWEVSLHGRDFVTLTLHDPDGTMGFPGALDVTCTYRLKIPGTLSVEMTATCEEPTLCNLTQHSYFNLDDGGAGDILDHRLMLNAGAYLPVDGDLIPTGVVKPVDGTPFDFRQARPLRMESEGSQLPYDQNFCLAPTRGPLRLASWAQGANSGVEMELWTTEPGVQLYTGQYLAPPSPGLEGCHYKAFSGFCLEPQVWPDAPNRPYFPQATLWPGQIYHHVTEYRFRLPGA, from the coding sequence ATGGCGATGAAGGACGGCGAGGTCTTCGGCACGACGCAAGCGGGCGAGGCTATCCGCCGCTTCAGCATCCGCGGCGGCGGCCTCACCGCCAACATCATCGGGCTGGGCGCCATCATCCAGGATCTGCGCCTGGCCGGCCACGATGCGCCGCTGGTGCTCGGCTATGACCGTTTCGCACCCTATGAGACGGACACGGCCTTCTTCGGCGCCGTCGTCGGACGCTACGCCAACCGCATCCGCGATGGCCGCTTCACCATCGCCGGCCAGCGCTACCAGACCGAGCGCAACTTCCTCGACAAGCACACGCTGCATGGCGGCTCGCAAGGTTTTTCCCGCCGGTCATGGGAGGTTTCGCTGCATGGCAGGGATTTTGTCACGCTGACGCTGCATGATCCCGACGGCACGATGGGCTTTCCCGGCGCGCTCGACGTGACCTGCACCTACAGGTTGAAAATCCCCGGCACGCTCAGCGTCGAGATGACCGCCACCTGCGAGGAGCCGACGCTGTGCAACCTCACCCAGCATTCCTATTTCAACCTGGATGACGGCGGCGCTGGCGACATCCTCGACCACCGGCTGATGCTGAACGCCGGCGCCTATCTTCCAGTCGATGGCGACCTGATCCCGACCGGCGTGGTGAAGCCGGTCGACGGCACGCCGTTCGATTTCCGCCAAGCGCGGCCGCTGCGCATGGAGAGTGAGGGCAGCCAGCTCCCCTACGACCAGAATTTCTGCCTTGCCCCGACGCGCGGGCCGCTCAGGCTGGCGTCGTGGGCGCAGGGTGCGAATTCCGGCGTCGAGATGGAGCTCTGGACCACGGAACCGGGCGTCCAGCTTTATACCGGCCAGTATCTGGCGCCGCCTTCGCCGGGGCTCGAGGGATGTCATTACAAGGCTTTTTCGGGCTTTTGCCTGGAGCCGCAGGTCTGGCCGGACGCGCCGAACCGGCCGTATTTCCCGCAGGCCACGCTATGGCCGGGCCAGATCTACCATCATGTGACGGAATACCGGTTCCGATTGCCTGGCGCCTGA
- a CDS encoding ABC transporter, with product MSRILIAVVAALAVSSLSGCANMDIGKGKGKAPPPVVVEEPAPAPVYK from the coding sequence ATGAGCAGAATTCTAATCGCAGTGGTCGCGGCGCTCGCCGTCAGCAGCCTGAGCGGCTGCGCAAATATGGACATCGGCAAAGGGAAGGGGAAGGCTCCGCCGCCTGTCGTCGTCGAAGAGCCGGCACCGGCGCCTGTGTACAAGTAA
- a CDS encoding DUF2092 domain-containing protein — MPFQVSAAALVLATGLGGSARADDAEARHLLKAMSDYLAAQKAISFGYDTNLEVVTKDDQKLLLASSGAVDLARPDKFRGSRHGGFANVEMVFDGKTLTLLGKDANLYTQVDVPGTLDHLVNELRDKYHRPVPGADLLLSNVYDELMRDVTDVKDLGSGVIGGTECDHLAFRTKEVDWQIWIAQGEHPYPCRYVITSNAVDQGPQYSIQISDWKTGADVAADDFAFKAPDGAKKVDLKELVDFDELPTHLSPGAAK; from the coding sequence ATGCCTTTTCAGGTGTCCGCCGCAGCGCTGGTCCTGGCAACTGGATTGGGAGGGTCCGCCAGAGCCGATGACGCGGAGGCCAGGCACCTGCTCAAGGCGATGTCGGACTACCTCGCAGCGCAGAAGGCTATATCGTTCGGATACGACACCAACCTCGAGGTCGTCACCAAGGATGACCAGAAGCTTCTGCTGGCGAGTTCCGGCGCGGTCGATCTCGCCCGGCCCGACAAGTTCCGCGGCAGCCGCCACGGCGGGTTTGCCAATGTCGAAATGGTCTTTGACGGCAAGACGCTGACGCTGCTGGGCAAGGACGCCAATCTCTACACGCAGGTCGATGTGCCCGGCACGCTCGATCACCTGGTCAACGAATTGCGGGACAAGTACCATCGGCCGGTTCCCGGCGCCGACCTTCTGCTGTCGAACGTCTACGACGAGCTGATGCGCGACGTCACTGATGTCAAGGATCTCGGCAGCGGCGTGATCGGCGGCACGGAATGCGATCATCTGGCGTTTCGAACCAAGGAAGTCGATTGGCAGATCTGGATCGCGCAGGGCGAGCATCCCTATCCCTGCCGCTATGTCATCACGTCCAACGCAGTCGACCAGGGTCCGCAATACAGCATTCAGATCAGCGACTGGAAAACCGGCGCTGATGTTGCCGCGGACGATTTCGCCTTCAAGGCGCCGGACGGTGCCAAGAAGGTCGATCTGAAGGAACTTGTCGACTTCGATGAACTGCCCACACATCTTTCGCCAGGAGCCGCCAAATGA